From one Lactiplantibacillus paraplantarum genomic stretch:
- a CDS encoding putative polysaccharide biosynthesis protein, giving the protein MPKDHLNTMFKGALILSISSLVAKILSAVYRIPLQNMVGNTGFYVYQQIYPLYGIGMTFALNGFPNFISKLVAEQPDETSKSLIARRAFHILSGLSLVVFFGLQLGATWIAAHMGDVNLAPIISAVAWMFVFMPWLATGRGYYQGKFLMGPTAISQLIEQVVRVAIIIMAAYFSVRLGWDNYRMGTWAMSSAPLAAICSSLIFTAFGLKYLLAPAPEPTHTLPSYRKLTKRFVVEGGTLCLVAAVVILLQLVDSFTVMRGLVRQGQLPEVAKALKGVYDRGQPLVQLGLVVATAFSATLLPALTDALAKRQPIEFKRQTQAMVHVSLALSMAATVGLVALMPQINRLLFGSLEGTTALRIYIVSILFAALITTYTSVLQSLNQYTAMIIGIVAGLATKVLANYLFVVHYGINGASAVTVLSLAVMFAVMWLGSPEDLQQVLLESGYLIKLLAISAVMGLVVILSCHQMTALVGPVLAHTRGMAGIVTVIGVILGVLVFVAGAVYARLFTIREWLVLPYGKRLIKAVAKGKEHHS; this is encoded by the coding sequence ATGCCAAAGGATCACTTGAACACCATGTTCAAAGGTGCATTAATTTTATCGATATCATCATTGGTCGCTAAGATTTTAAGCGCGGTATACCGAATTCCCTTACAGAACATGGTTGGTAATACGGGGTTTTACGTTTATCAGCAGATTTATCCGCTTTATGGTATTGGCATGACTTTTGCATTAAATGGATTTCCAAACTTCATTTCTAAGTTAGTTGCTGAACAGCCGGATGAAACTAGCAAGTCACTGATTGCACGCCGAGCGTTTCATATTCTATCAGGATTATCATTAGTCGTCTTTTTCGGTTTGCAACTCGGTGCAACGTGGATTGCGGCCCATATGGGGGACGTTAATCTAGCTCCCATTATTAGTGCCGTGGCGTGGATGTTTGTTTTCATGCCGTGGCTGGCCACGGGCCGGGGCTACTACCAAGGTAAGTTTTTGATGGGACCGACTGCGATTTCTCAGTTGATTGAACAAGTTGTACGCGTCGCAATTATTATTATGGCTGCTTACTTCAGTGTGCGACTCGGCTGGGATAATTATCGGATGGGTACGTGGGCGATGAGCTCAGCCCCACTAGCCGCGATTTGCTCATCATTGATTTTTACCGCTTTTGGATTGAAGTATTTATTAGCGCCGGCTCCGGAACCAACCCACACGTTGCCTAGCTATCGGAAGTTGACAAAGCGATTCGTGGTTGAAGGTGGCACGTTATGTCTGGTAGCCGCCGTGGTTATTTTGTTACAACTAGTGGACTCGTTCACGGTGATGCGCGGGTTAGTACGACAAGGTCAACTGCCAGAAGTCGCCAAAGCACTTAAGGGGGTCTATGACCGTGGTCAGCCCTTGGTTCAGTTAGGGTTAGTGGTGGCAACTGCCTTTTCGGCAACATTATTACCAGCTTTGACGGATGCCTTAGCCAAGCGTCAACCGATTGAATTTAAGCGTCAGACACAGGCAATGGTTCACGTTAGCTTGGCGTTATCAATGGCCGCAACGGTCGGGTTAGTTGCGTTGATGCCGCAGATCAACCGCTTATTATTTGGTTCACTAGAAGGGACAACTGCTTTACGAATTTACATTGTTAGTATTTTGTTTGCAGCGTTGATTACAACGTATACGAGCGTTTTGCAAAGCTTGAATCAATACACCGCGATGATTATAGGTATTGTTGCGGGGTTGGCGACTAAAGTATTGGCTAACTATCTCTTTGTAGTTCATTATGGGATTAATGGTGCTAGTGCGGTGACGGTGTTGAGTCTGGCCGTAATGTTTGCCGTGATGTGGTTAGGTTCGCCAGAAGATTTGCAGCAAGTATTGCTAGAAAGTGGTTATTTAATAAAATTGCTCGCAATCAGTGCGGTGATGGGACTCGTGGTTATCCTTAGTTGTCATCAAATGACCGCTTTGGTTGGGCCAGTACTAGCGCATACGCGTGGAATGGCTGGAATCGTGACAGTGATTGGGGTCATTCTTGGCGTGCTGGTGTTTGTTGCCGGGGCCGTGTATGCCCGGCTGTTCACGATTCGCGAGTGGTTAGTATTGCCATATGGAAAACGGCTAATTAAGGCCGTTGCAAAAGGAAAGGAACATCATTCATGA
- a CDS encoding RNA-binding S4 domain-containing protein translates to MRLDKFLKVSRIIKRRSVAKEIADKGRIQINGKVAKSSSNVSVDDDLIISFGNKTLTVKVTKLLETTKKNDAELMYDIISEDYKTDYRQPFSD, encoded by the coding sequence ATGCGTTTAGATAAGTTTTTAAAAGTTTCACGAATTATTAAGCGGCGTTCTGTCGCGAAGGAAATCGCCGACAAGGGCCGGATTCAAATTAACGGTAAAGTGGCGAAATCTTCTAGCAACGTGAGTGTCGACGATGATCTGATTATTAGTTTTGGTAATAAGACATTGACGGTCAAAGTGACGAAGTTGTTGGAAACGACTAAGAAAAATGATGCTGAATTAATGTATGACATTATCAGTGAAGATTACAAAACGGATTACCGCCAACCATTCAGCGACTAG
- a CDS encoding FtsB family cell division protein, producing MTNGSRSKIKQLDNDYIRQVATDEHGQAQRVAQVRRRRFILIVAVFGALILFFGFQLINTRSNLHQVNRQVATSQVKLKKVQQKNDQLEGQIKQLNNKDYLQKLLRSKYDYTKSGETVYSLPNDNAADVTAN from the coding sequence ATGACGAACGGGTCACGTAGTAAGATCAAACAGTTAGATAATGATTATATTCGTCAAGTTGCAACCGACGAGCATGGGCAAGCCCAACGCGTCGCGCAAGTACGGCGACGACGGTTTATTTTGATTGTTGCGGTGTTCGGGGCATTGATACTATTTTTTGGTTTTCAATTGATTAATACGCGGTCAAATCTGCACCAGGTGAATCGTCAAGTTGCGACCAGTCAAGTTAAATTAAAAAAGGTACAACAAAAAAATGATCAACTGGAAGGTCAGATCAAACAGCTGAATAATAAGGATTACTTACAAAAGTTATTACGTTCAAAGTATGATTATACGAAGAGTGGCGAAACAGTCTACAGCTTACCAAATGATAATGCTGCGGATGTAACTGCCAATTAG
- a CDS encoding S1 domain-containing RNA-binding protein — MAIEVGTKVTGKVSGITNFGAFVSLGNNQTGLVHISEVSDGFVKDIHDVLSVGDDVTVKVLSVGNDGKIGLSIRKAVDKPQGEHEHHGNHQGGNRPSNNHQGNNHAHGEHQSNGSHHERSNNFHSRGGNGGGRFQSRQHEPKKQDFDSLMSGFLKDSEDRLATLKRNTEGKRGGRGGRRS, encoded by the coding sequence ATGGCAATTGAAGTAGGTACAAAAGTCACTGGTAAGGTATCTGGGATTACTAATTTTGGTGCATTTGTAAGCTTGGGTAATAATCAAACGGGGCTAGTACACATCAGTGAAGTTTCCGATGGATTCGTAAAGGACATTCATGATGTCTTAAGCGTGGGTGATGATGTTACGGTCAAAGTGTTATCCGTTGGAAATGATGGTAAGATTGGTCTGTCAATCCGCAAAGCGGTTGACAAACCGCAGGGTGAACATGAACATCATGGCAATCATCAAGGTGGTAACCGACCAAGTAATAACCATCAAGGTAACAATCACGCCCATGGTGAACACCAGAGTAATGGTAGTCATCATGAGCGTTCGAATAATTTCCATAGCCGGGGTGGCAATGGCGGTGGCCGTTTCCAATCGCGGCAGCATGAGCCTAAGAAGCAAGACTTTGATTCATTGATGTCTGGCTTCTTAAAGGATAGTGAGGATCGGCTAGCGACCTTAAAGCGTAATACTGAAGGTAAACGTGGTGGTCGCGGTGGTCGTCGTAGCTAA